CTGAGACACTGTGACACATGATGATTTTTGGCTTTGTCTGACAGCTGATTTGTCCTCCCATCTGTTCATCTCTATTCCTCCtacactcctctttctctgacACATacagtccccctcccctcctctcctcccatcccctctcctcctcctccttctctcccctcccctcctctcctccacctccttctctcccctcccctcctctcctcccatcccctctcctcctcctccttctctcccctcccctcctctcctcccatcccctctcctcctcctccttctctcccctcccctcctctcctccacctccttctctcccctcccctcctctcctcccatcccctctcctcctcctccttctctcccctcccctcctctcctccacctccttctctcccctcccctcctctcctcccatcccctctcctcctcctccttctctccccttccctcctctcctccacctccttctctcccctcccctcctctcctccatcccctctcctcctcctccttctctcccctcccctcctctcctcccatcccctctcctcctcctccttctctcccctcccctcctctcctccacctccttctctcccctcccctcctctcctcccatcccctctcctcctcctccttctctccccttccctcctctcctccacctccttctctcccctcccctcctctcctccatcccctctcctcctcctccttctctcccctcccctcctctcctccatcccctctcctcctcctccttctctcccctcccctcctctcctcccatcccctctcctctcctcctcctccttctctcccctcccctcctctcctcccatcccctctcctcctcctccttctctccccttccctcctctcctctcctctcttctcctctcctccatcccctctcctcctcctccttctctcccctcccctcctctcctccatcccctctcctcctcctccttctctcccctcccctcctctcctcccatcccctctcctcctcctccttctctccccttccctcctctcctctcctctcctctcctcctctcctctcctcctctcctctcctctcctaatcAGTGTTTGGGGGGAAACGCTTTACAATTTATAACCttcatcataaaaaacaagataaGTCAATAACAAAACAGAGCGATACCATCCATTCATTTAGTCGTGGCCTTGTGGCTCTTTGATAACATctataaaaaaagggggagctTTGTTTTGCTGAAGTTTGCTGCCTCCCTCTGTCGGTCTAAGGCATAACACGATTTGTTCACAGATTCCCAGCTTGAGCGAGTTCCAGACGGAAGTGGATAAAGTCATCCTACTCAATCTCACGTCGAAAATCCAGCAggtttgtgccccccccccccccccccccccccccccaatgaaaAACACACTACTGAAATGTATCTCTCTGTAATACAATGTGCGCTTTGAACGTCTCAGTTAGTGGACAGATAGTGGGAAGAGTGTGAAAAGGTTTTAACCAAAGATAACAGTATGAACTGTGATGAATGGATTTTTACCCAACTGAAAGCCAGTAAATTTGTGTAAAAAGAGATGAATCAGGTTTATTTTTCCCgcctaaaaatataaaaacttgCCTTCATTACAGGTGGAGAGTCATTTCAACAGCCTCCCCCAGAGAGTGATCGACGACACCAAGGATGTAGTTCAAAGTTAGTGATCACGCATACTGTCACGTTAGGCCTTTACTTCTCTTTCAAACTCTTGATTAACATATGGATAtggtcattgtttgtttgtgtcttagAGAGCAAGCAGCTGCTGGCTGACATAGGAACACAGATCTCCCAGTTTTCCAGTGAGATCCCTTTGTCCGGTCTGACGAACGCGCAGGGAACTCTGAATCAGGTGCAAGGAGAAATGGTCAGGATGACCTCCGAGGTCGCGAGAGTCGAGCGCATTAGGTGAAACACCGCCTGCGAGTGCAAAACGTGCACGGTCGATGGAAGAGACGCAGCCACGGCTCAGaatcatcgtgtgtgtgtgtgcgtgtgtgtgtgtgtattcttctCCAGATGGAGTGTGTTTGTTGCCCTGTGCTGCGCGGTGCTCCTGGTCGTGGTGTGTAACCTCCTGGGTCTGGTGCTGGGCCCTCTGGGTCTTAGGCCCAAAGCGGACCCCACAAAGCGCTCCTGCACGGCGGATTGCGGCGGCACCTTCTTCATGATGTGAGTGCTGCGTTGCAGTGTCAATTTCATTCTCAGTCGCGTTGCTCCGCCAAACCGATTGTCTCCCCCTTCCTGATCACTTCTTTGACCTCTGCCCTGGATGTGGCCGCAGGGGGGCGGGTTtcagcttcctcttctcctgGCTCTTCATGAttgtggtgctgctgttgttccttGTGGGTGGGAACACTTACACGATGATCTGTCGTCCCTGGAATGACGGCCAACTGCTGAAGgtaacacgcgcacacacacacacacacacacacacacacacacacacacacacacacacacacacacacacacacacacacacacacacacacacacacacacacacacacacacacacacacacacacacacacacacactaattcaATGACATGCAACGATGCTGCAgattttttcaatttctttgtgTCAATGTCTAACGCCTCGTCTCTCCACAGTTCGTTGATTCTTCAGGTTTCATTCCAGATATAGGTCAAGCTTTAGGAATGAAAACTAACATCAGTCTCTCTGATATCTACAGGTATGCAATGCCACTTCTCCTTGCACATAGGAACAAATGCATATGCATAAGGTCCATGCATTCACACCAGCACGATTCACTTTTTCCCCCGGCTCTGAAGTTGCTGAATTAATTAGCGGATGTACAAATACACTTATCCCAATTTCACTTGCCGTCTATGTTTACAGCGACTGTGAGGAAGACAAGACTCTGTGGACAACACTCCACTTGAATGAAGTCTTAAACCTTGAGGAAATCCTCAATGTATCTAAGGTGGGTTGCTCTCCTTTTGTAATTGTTCAAAATAAGTAACTTTCAAACttacattaaatgtatttatcgTGGTATTTAAGTGTTTCCCTGAGCAAAATGTGCCCGTTCCGCTGGGTCTTCTTCTTATTTTAGTTTGATGGTGAGAGGCGCTTAGCATTTAAGATGCATTCCTGCCACCCACCATGCTGGACTAAGCTAAACTAAAGTCTCTCCATCAATGCGGTTTCTTTCAAATACTCAAAACAGAGATCTACTTTCCCTCGTCAACGCTGCAGCAGATTCCCAAGACTCAAACCCCCCCGCCCCACGCTTCTTCAAttccttcttcagctcttctctctcgctccgttGTTTACTTTCTGACggtgacaaataaaaatgcgTTACTTTTCCCTCATCCCAATGTATCTTCCAGGCCTTCGTGGACTTGCTGCTAATTAATAATTCCTTCTTCAGCGTCTGCTCCTCTAAGAGCCGCACCCTTGCACAGTTTAAGGTCAATGGGATGAGCAGTTGTTGAGAAAATCTCTTTAACAGGATATAATAATTTGTAATGTTCGTCTTCCCCTgtcgctctcctctctgccgGTCGCAGTACACAGACCAGATCCAGAAGCAGTTCGAGGATACGGACATCACGCTGTCCGCCATCACTCTCCTAAGCCCCGAGCTGAAAGGCCAGCTCAGCAGCTTCTCCGGCAAGGCTAATAATTTGAACTCCACTGCTATCACACAGCAGGTAGGTGTTATTCATGGGCTCACATGTATCTGTGTGCACTTCTACTGTACCTCCATGTGATTGTGATGTAGTGCCTCTTGCTTGTCTGACTCAGATCAACGACCTTGCCAGGATCAACCTGAATACGACAGCAGACGAACTCGACCTCGCCGCCTCGGCAGTGAGTGTCAAGGCAACATCGCACACGAGTCACGGCCCATAACTTGATTCTGTTTTCCTGCATTATAAACACATCACAGGTCCTCACTTGAGTATTCTCCTCTCGCGCCTTTGTTCTATTTACTAACCAGCCACATGGTTGTTTCTAGACAAACGCTGCCGTTCAAGATGAGCTCCGAAACGAGGCCAACAACCTGAGGCAGATCCAGGCCAGCATAGAAACCACCATCATCCCACAGCTGGTGCGTACAGTTTTTGCTACTTGCCCCTTTctggatttcctttttttttttttggtgccatGTCATCTgattttttacataaacattttACTGCTTTTGCGCCTCAGGAAACCTTGAACTCGACCGTCAAGCGCCTTCTGTCCCTCACGAAGGAAATCAATGTGAGTAACACCTGGAAACTGCCAAGAGCGGAGGtgacttctcctctcttttctttccgtgGCTTATACATTTCTCCCCTCTCTGGCTCTCCCAGGGAACGGTGGGGGAGGTGCTGAGGAACGTGGGAGCAGCGCAAGACTTCCTCAACACAAACACGACACAGATCGTCAAGACTGTGAGTAGAGAGAGCCGAGGGTCACATGATGAagacgggacgggggggggggggagagagaaaagaagaaaatgtgcacCATGTGGTCTGTTAATGCCTGTGGCTCGTCAGTCATTTAGCCAGAGGGGGCACGTGGATGCTGTTTCGGCCGTGTGATGCTGTGTTGTTCCTCAATTACAGTTAGGCATGCTCTTAAGTAATGAATTACTGGCAGGGATGAAGCTAGAAATACTTCTCTGACTGTCTCCCACCATGCCGACCCTGAGGTCATCTCATAGCAGTGTGCCAGAAACCCTCAGACGCCAAACAGGGAGAACCAGCATTGAGGAGCGAACGAACGAACCAGGGCAGACCGACTTCCTCCTGAAGATACCAGACTACAACTCCCTCCTAGCGTTTTTGAGCTCCTCTCCGAATTTTGTAATACTTTCAGCAACAATCCATAATAGAggataatgtaataataattgtttCTGAATTGAAGATATGTGTTTGCTGACGCATCGATATTGCTCATTTTGAACGGACATGAAACGTGGTCGattgcagtgttttgtttggtttttctaaTCCTAATTCCAATTGCAGTAATTTCCCTACGGGTCACTTCCGAGCGTGAACCCAGAACTCCACATTCCTCCCAGTGTTTCCTCATGACTTCTCACTCTAAAGCAGGGGGGGAAATGTATGGAATTTataccctctctctcttttgatcCCAGGTAAGCAGGAGCTTTTTGGACTGTCAGCTGGGTTACTTCAATTCCTACGCTGACTGGGCCAACCGCATGGTAAAGTCCACTCAGATCTTTGCCTGGCTTTTAATGTCTGTGAACACGTTTGAGTTGATCTTTGGCTGACCCGTGTTCTCTCCCCCCTTAGATCACACAGCAAGTGGGCCGGTGTCGGCCGGTGGCGGGAGCCCTGGACTCGGTGGAGATCATCCTCTGCTCGAACGCGGTGGCGTCCCTGGTGAGGGTCAGCTGTTGGTAGCGTTCAACTTCTGCTGCACATCTCCACCACTGACAAACCAGTTCTTACAAAAACTGTCAAGAATGGGAGAGTCGGGACCAATTTCAAGAGATGGCTCATTTTGTTTGTCCAACTGTCATAAATCACATATTATTCATCACCTCTGCATTgcattccctctctctttagAATGCGTTCTGGTTCAGTCTGGGCTGGTGCATGATCTTCCTAATCCCCAGCATCATCTTTTCCATCAAACTGGCCAAGTACTACAGGAAAATGAATTCCTCTGACGTCTATGAGTGAgtaggaacccccccccccaataaccgccgtgttttttttgcagcaatcTCAACTGATCAATCTGACGGAGCTGTCCTGCcactttttgtgtctttgtttccagCGAACACATACTCATGAACCACATCCCACGGGCCCAGATGCTAATCAACTGAGAGGACAGCATGCTGTGGCATCTCCCGCCAGATTTAAAAGACACTTAATGCACTCCTGCACAGATGTGACACACGGGCGAGACGTCTCGAACTGAGAAAAGATGTCATGGTACCCATTTCACCGAaccttattttttaatttatatatatttcaatttgcATCGTACGTTGGACGTGAAAATCCACTTCTTAAGTGACCATGGTGCCACAACACATttcatgcacaacacacacacatacacacacacacacatacacacacgcacacacacacagatacacacgcacgcacacgtggCATCTTGTTAATGACCTCAGGGGGACAAAGGGCATGAGGGAATCTTCAgggacccttttttttctgcgtcatttcaattaaacacacaaagagattaattatttcattcattgcttttacataaatgttttgtatgtatttaatgTCTGAACTGAGCCTGCTACTGGATTCTGGTAATTAgaattttctatatatatatatatatgtatatatatatatatgtatatatatgtatatatatatatatatgtatatatgtatatatatatgtatgtatatatatatatatatatatatgtatatatatatgtatatatatgtgtatatatatgtatatatatatgtatatatatgtatatatatgtgtgtatatatatgtatatatgtatatatatgtatatatatgtgtatatatatgtgtgtatatatatgtgtatatatatatatatatgtatatatatatgtgtgtatatatatatatatatgtatatatatgtatatatatatatgtatgtatatatatatatatatatatatgtatatatatgtgtgtatatatatatatatatatatatatatatatatatgtatatatatatgtgtatatatatatgtgtatatatatatatatatatatatatatatatatatatatatatatatatatgtgtgtgcctATGGACATCTGTGATGTgccagtctctgtctctctccaatGACAAACACTTTTTAACTGAACGCTTATTACACTTGCACTAATATTGGAAATCAAAGCAGAATTTCTTACGTGAATCTCTAAAAGAAAACACTCGTTTGTTCGTTGCTGTTCGAAACCAAACAATGcaactaaaaatgttttctttgttaaGATTTTGttcttaaaagaaatatatgttttttgtaacttttgatTTTGACCGATGCGATTCCTGATTTGATGATTGGAATGTTTTGTACTTTGTACTGCTTTGTACTCGACAGTTGATCCTGTGTTTTTTATCACTGTTACATTCCTGCCAGCTGTTTTGAAAAATTACTGAGAGTAAAAAGATTTGTGACTGACCGGCAAGTGCTCCGAGTTTGCTCTGCATTTTTCTGTGGGGAATCTCTCCAGATCAGTCACTGTCTGTTTTCCACACAAACCATGAAAGTGCTTTTCACACTGAATATTTGTAGTCCAGTATTTCCCATATCAACCTTTGACCCATGGAAACACGATCACCAAAGTCCTACAGTAAACATGGAACAATAATATAAGGCCTCAGTTGACATCATCCTCAACATCACAACTGATGCTCTTCGTGGTAGATGCATGCAGGCAAACAAGCACTGCTCTATGCATAAATTGCATACATTTACACAGATTACACAGATATGCTtgtcaaatgttttgaatgattACGGTAGACACGCTGCGTCTTTGTGTTCATCATTACTGCCATGCATCTCTGTCATGATCTCAGTTCAAAGTTCACCTCCAAGCTCCCCGCTCATGTGACACTGTTTGGATCGGTTCACGTGGAGAGAGGAGACTTGTGTGATCGcattgaacagatttttcttcttttttttttttttacttcaagaTTTCACCGTAACAAACACCCCACCTCCCCCTTTGTCGATCAGATCCCAACCAACAGACACTTGTGTTGTGACTTCTGTCGTCCCGCTTCCATCGTTTTTAAGCTCAAGAaggctgcatttatttttctaaattgcaTTTACATAAACTATGAGATGCaagttttttttgattttctgtaTGTAATTCAGATtttgatgaagagatgaaaacgTTCTTTATTGCAGTTAAACCTAATCCCTCCTTCGGCTCGTCACTATCCacatcccttcatcctctcttagctccttctcctcatcccttcCCATTCATTATGGTCTGTACCTCTCCCATGTCTCATTAGATAACTTATGGGGGCCTGTAATCGGCCTGGGAGAGGAATCATGCCTGAGCCTTACAGACATCATCTTTCACCTTCACCCCTCCCCACGGCATCCATTCATTTTTCCCCAGCGTACAATACCTCAAATtgcattaataaaaacattaaattgcATATTGTTGCGACGTGGCCCTTACTGTAGTGAAACTCTCACTGATGCACATGTGATGACTCAGCAGCTCAGAGGCACGCGGATGACAGGGCAGCAGGCGGCGGGTGGGGGGGTGGCTGGGGGGACAGCCCTGTCTCTGTTTAGATGCACTATTGTGTTCATGATGCCCGCGTCTATAATTAGAACAAGTAAATCGATGGCGTTGCAGCACCACTCAAAAGCCTCGTAATGCGAGAGGCTGGGATAAGAGCAACTCGATCcgaagggagaaaaacaaagtgagagataaagagaaggagggagggagggagggaggaaaaccAGAGGGATTGGCCGAGGTATTTTAGGTATCAGGTTGTGACTGTTTTCTGCAGCTGCCCTGTGAGGAGGGGTCAGCCACTCATTACCCTCTGCCTCTAacactgaggagagaggagtccGCACCGACCACCTCTACACTTATTCCACACCTGTGACTTACAACCCATGTGCCCGCGTGTATACGAGATCCAGCAGCCGCTCATGAAAGTCTGCAGCTGTTAGGGGATTTGTTCACAAGGGTGAAAGTCAGAAATGGGCAGGGGGGGCAGTGGATCGTATGAGTAAAGCCTTTAGATCTGTCGACTGTTTTTCTGTCACCTGAACCTAAAAGAAGTATATTtgtcttgacattttttgttgttctgacATTGAACAGTGTGCGCTCTGCCCACTAGACATGTCGTCGTGCATCAGAGTAGAAAGGAATATGCTGATGCAGCTGGACAAACCAGATCTACAGCAGTCTGTGAGAACAGCGACTTGGCAGGTACATGACAATGGATGACATGTGAATTTATTGTTAGTTGACCACAAATAGCCTCGCTCAGCTGCCTGGAAGCGTTGCAGCAAAAGCAGCTAATCTAAGCTTTCAAAAGTGAAATCAAAACCtaatttctcaaaaaaaaaaagtttttgcagGGCTGTTCTAATGGTATGGATGAGACTAAACAACGCAGAACAAGGAACTTCACATGCACAACtcaggacagaaaaaagaagttttGTATTCAGTTTTAATAGCATACAGCGTCTGTTCATAAATACTTGTATACATTATATCTTTTCTCCAAATGTAAGATCACCAAAAGGTAAAACAAAGTAACATTGCAAAAACGTCGTCAGGCAAATTCTTAATTGTTGACACGTACCAGAAGCAAAGTTGAGGgcaaatgaatattttaacatCGGAACAGCGGCAACGCTGGGCTCAGTGGCCTGTCTGGGGACGTCAGGGAGTTCCCAGTTACCTTCAGGTGCTACACAGCGAAAGCCCACGGCACTGAACTGAAATCAGTAGCACAGATTTTTCTCATGCTTGTGTGCAGAGCTGGGAAAGGCACCTTTAATACACCAATCAGATCAGAGTAAGAAATCAGGCAGGCTTCATTTTAACTGTTGAGGCCAAGAGTTGTTCCTTCATAACACTGAATTGGAttaacaggtaaaaaaaaaaaaaaatgaaacaaaacaaaacactgtgctCTTTTACCTCTGATCTACCTCCAGCTCTTTATCAGGAGCATGAGGAGACGCAGCAGAAATGTAACACCGGCTCGTCATTGAAAAGCGACGCTGTGAAAGGCACGACTgttctgcagcattttggagTCCGATGGTCACTCGACATTTGAGGGGATACCGCGGGAGGTTCCTCCGCCGGTAACCTCACTCACGTAGAGCCCACGgctcaaaatataaatatcgTTTTGATTTGGAGGGCTCCACGTTTTAtgtacaaggaaaaaaacacactttctgTGGCAACAACACGCCGTACAGACGGCTCAGAAAGAAAGCACTAACACATCGTGATCGAAATACAACAGGCACTTAAAtatacttttgtgtttgcagcactcaattggaaagaaagaaacattatttttaacagatgCATCCAGGGCATGGTTCGACCAATACTGACTGGGGAGATTTAAAAAGTGCAATCAGTTTCAGagcatggaagaaa
The sequence above is a segment of the Scophthalmus maximus strain ysfricsl-2021 chromosome 10, ASM2237912v1, whole genome shotgun sequence genome. Coding sequences within it:
- the prom2 gene encoding prominin-2, which produces MGSCGIVRGPGHGARAGALRAAVGVVLLGLGLSLSVPARTACAPAAALQSLTQPQYNDTDGTISSAGFLSPFVKSFLHTVQRNPFPAELILKMVHDFEQGLSDEELIKEALVYEVGFLVCAAIGVLYIVLMPVVGFFLACCRCCGNCGGKMYQKQTSSIQCRRRTLYWSVFVTTAIILAGNICMFRSNEALHVSVAQSPPQLNTTIGNIHTFLTAVPQEIFYVVNASHETIQEVNRNLDDIGPQLGTEIQERFMVTLGPALQPVRLLNQETRNISVQLNELDSSLAQLRSSMSRVQDNVTDVKNSINRTLSKPTCVGCAGLESELQRLTLDTSVAIPSLSEFQTEVDKVILLNLTSKIQQVESHFNSLPQRVIDDTKDVVQKSKQLLADIGTQISQFSSEIPLSGLTNAQGTLNQVQGEMVRMTSEVARVERIRWSVFVALCCAVLLVVVCNLLGLVLGPLGLRPKADPTKRSCTADCGGTFFMMGAGFSFLFSWLFMIVVLLLFLVGGNTYTMICRPWNDGQLLKFVDSSGFIPDIGQALGMKTNISLSDIYSDCEEDKTLWTTLHLNEVLNLEEILNVSKYTDQIQKQFEDTDITLSAITLLSPELKGQLSSFSGKANNLNSTAITQQINDLARINLNTTADELDLAASATNAAVQDELRNEANNLRQIQASIETTIIPQLETLNSTVKRLLSLTKEINGTVGEVLRNVGAAQDFLNTNTTQIVKTVSRSFLDCQLGYFNSYADWANRMITQQVGRCRPVAGALDSVEIILCSNAVASLNAFWFSLGWCMIFLIPSIIFSIKLAKYYRKMNSSDVYDEHILMNHIPRAQMLIN